A window from Cryptomeria japonica chromosome 1, Sugi_1.0, whole genome shotgun sequence encodes these proteins:
- the LOC131858124 gene encoding uncharacterized protein LOC131858124 → MSTNNTQVDNSALRQQVMEAIDLILRPQTDLENIADNSLFRDTFFRAQTSLSLLIQYDTEDVEVSQVELPSDREDVEKLTQIIIAAHHVNAESECSICTKPFQVGDDARQMPCHESHIFHARCLVQWLERRNTCPICRTRLLRPINGSPDSESEEFITSTTSNNG, encoded by the coding sequence ATGAGTACCAACAACACACAAGTAGATAACTCGGCTCTTCGCCAGCAAGTAATGGAGGCTATAGACCTTATATTGAGGCCACAAACAGACCTTGAGAACATTGCAGACAACTCACTATTTCGCGACACTTTTTTTAGGGCACAAACTTCATTATCCCTCCTTATCCAATATGATACAGAGGATGTTGAGGTATCGCAAGTTGAGTTGCCATCTGATAGAGAGGATGTGGAGAAGCTAACTCAAATAATAATTGCAGCTCATCATGTTAACGCAGAATCAGAGTGTTCGATTTGCACCAAGCCTTTCCAAGTCGGGGATGATGCTCGACAGATGCCTTGTCATGAATCCCACATATTCCATGCTCGCTGCCTTGTTCAATGGCTGGAAAGGCGTAATACTTGTCCCATCTGTAGAACTCGCTTGCTCCGTCCGATAAATGGAAGTCCAGATTCTGAGAGCGAGGAATTTATCACATCCACAACCTCTAATAATGGCTAG